The following proteins are encoded in a genomic region of Elgaria multicarinata webbii isolate HBS135686 ecotype San Diego chromosome 16, rElgMul1.1.pri, whole genome shotgun sequence:
- the LOC134409788 gene encoding cytochrome P450 1A5-like isoform X1 → MVLKGGDFKEMKAVLMGSQGSMSVTDVLIAFVLSCLLMAVIRSFWQQIPPGLKRLPGPRGYPLIGNILDLGKNPHQTLTWMSQKYGDVMQIHLGTRPVVVLSGLDTIKQALIKQGEDFAGRPDLYSFQFIGDGQSLTFSRQSADVWRARRKLAHNALKSFSISASPTSSACLLEEHVSKEADYLVTKFQDVMKEKKSIEPYRYLVVSVVNVICAMCFGKRYNHEDQELLSMVNMNNEFGEAAASGNPADFIPVLQYLPSRTMKVFKDLNRRFNALVQQIVKDHYMSFDKNNIRDITDSLIDHCQDKEVDANANIQPLDQRIINIVLDIFGAGFDTVTTSLSWCLVYLVTYPEVQKKIQEEIDQTIGQERKPRLSDRSMLYYTEAFIMEMFRHTSFVPFTIPHCTNRDTALKGFFIPRDTCVFVNQWQVNHDPRIWKDPSIFLPERFLAEDGAGINRVETEKVLLFGLGKRRCLGENIGKGEVFLFLTTLVQQLEFSLCSGETVDMTPQYGLTMKCKMCEHFQVKPRFQSVTPGATTRGH, encoded by the exons atggttttaaaaggag GTGACTTTAAGGAGATGAAGGCTGTGCTGATGGGAAGCCAAGGCAGCATGTCGGTCACAGACGTCCTCATAGCCTTTGTTCTTTCCTGCCTGCTAATGGCTGTCATCAGATCTTTCTGGCAGCAGATTCCCCCAGGACTGAAGAGACTCCCGGGGCCAAGGGGATACCCTCTGATCGGCAACATCCTGGACCTGGGGAAGAACCCCCATCAGACGTTGACATGGATGAGCCAGAAGTACGGGGATGTGATGCAAATCCATCTTGGCACAAGACCAGTGGTGGTCCTGAGTGGGTTGGACACCATCAAGCAAGCCTTGATTAAGCAAGGAGAAGACTTCGCAGGACGCCCTGATCTCTACAGCTTCCAGTTCATTGGTGATGGCCAGAGTTTGACCTTCAGTCGGCAATCTGCGGATGTATGGCGAGCCCGTAGAAAGCTAGCCCACAATGCACTGAAGTCCTTCTCAATTTCAGCCAGCCCTACATCGTCTGCTTGTCTGCTGGAGGAGCATGTCTCCAAAGAAGCAGACTACCTTGTAACAAAGTTCCAGGATGTGATGAAGGAAAAGAAGAGCATTGAACCGTACCGGTACCTGGTGGTCTCCGTGGTCAACGTCATCTGTGCCATGTGTTTCGGTAAGCGCTACAACCATGAAGACCAGGAGCTGCTCAGTATGGTGAACATGAACAATGAGTTTGGGGAAGCAGCTGCTTCTGGGAACCCAGCTGACTTTATCCCTGTCCTCCAGTACCTGCCCAGCCGCACCATGAAGGTCTTCAAGGATCTCAATCGGCGGTTCAATGCTCTTGTGCAGCAGATAGTTAAGGATCACTACATGAGCTTTGACAag AACAACATCCGAGACATTACCGACTCCCTAATTGACCACTGCCAGGATAAGGAAGTCGATGCGAATGCCAACATCCAGCCCTTGGATCAAAGGATTATCAATATTGTCCTTGATATTTTTGGAGCTG GGTTTGACACGGTGACCACCTCTCTGTCCTGGTGCCTCGTGTATCTGGTGACTTACCCAGAAGTCCAGAAGAAGATTCAGGAAGAAATAG ACCAAACTATTGGCCAGGAGAGGAAGCCCAGGCTTTCGGACCGTTCCATGTTGTACTACACCGAAGCTTTTATCATGGAGATGTTCAGGCACACCTCCTTTGTGCCTTTCACAATTCCTCACTG caCTAACAGGGACACAGCATTGAAAGGCTTCTTCATCCCTCGAGATACCTGTGTGTTTGTCAACCAATGGCAGGTCAACCACGATCC GAGGATTTGGAAGGACCCTTCTATTTTCCTCCCAGAACGGTTTCTTGCTGAGGACGGGGCTGGCATAAACCGGGTTGAGACCGAAAAGGTTCTGTTGTTTGGTTTGGGCAAGCGGAGGTGTTTGGGAGAGAATATTGGCAAAGGGGAGGTCTTCCTGTTCCTGACCACCCTGGTTCAGCAGCTGGAATTCAGTCTGTGCAGCGGAGAGACGGTGGACATGACTCCTCAGTATGGACTCACGATGAAATGCAAGATGTGTGAGCACTTCCAGGTCAAACCACGTTTCCAATCAGTGACACCTGGAGCAACCACAAGAGGACACTGA
- the LOC134409788 gene encoding cytochrome P450 1A5-like isoform X2 produces MKAVLMGSQGSMSVTDVLIAFVLSCLLMAVIRSFWQQIPPGLKRLPGPRGYPLIGNILDLGKNPHQTLTWMSQKYGDVMQIHLGTRPVVVLSGLDTIKQALIKQGEDFAGRPDLYSFQFIGDGQSLTFSRQSADVWRARRKLAHNALKSFSISASPTSSACLLEEHVSKEADYLVTKFQDVMKEKKSIEPYRYLVVSVVNVICAMCFGKRYNHEDQELLSMVNMNNEFGEAAASGNPADFIPVLQYLPSRTMKVFKDLNRRFNALVQQIVKDHYMSFDKNNIRDITDSLIDHCQDKEVDANANIQPLDQRIINIVLDIFGAGFDTVTTSLSWCLVYLVTYPEVQKKIQEEIDQTIGQERKPRLSDRSMLYYTEAFIMEMFRHTSFVPFTIPHCTNRDTALKGFFIPRDTCVFVNQWQVNHDPRIWKDPSIFLPERFLAEDGAGINRVETEKVLLFGLGKRRCLGENIGKGEVFLFLTTLVQQLEFSLCSGETVDMTPQYGLTMKCKMCEHFQVKPRFQSVTPGATTRGH; encoded by the exons ATGAAGGCTGTGCTGATGGGAAGCCAAGGCAGCATGTCGGTCACAGACGTCCTCATAGCCTTTGTTCTTTCCTGCCTGCTAATGGCTGTCATCAGATCTTTCTGGCAGCAGATTCCCCCAGGACTGAAGAGACTCCCGGGGCCAAGGGGATACCCTCTGATCGGCAACATCCTGGACCTGGGGAAGAACCCCCATCAGACGTTGACATGGATGAGCCAGAAGTACGGGGATGTGATGCAAATCCATCTTGGCACAAGACCAGTGGTGGTCCTGAGTGGGTTGGACACCATCAAGCAAGCCTTGATTAAGCAAGGAGAAGACTTCGCAGGACGCCCTGATCTCTACAGCTTCCAGTTCATTGGTGATGGCCAGAGTTTGACCTTCAGTCGGCAATCTGCGGATGTATGGCGAGCCCGTAGAAAGCTAGCCCACAATGCACTGAAGTCCTTCTCAATTTCAGCCAGCCCTACATCGTCTGCTTGTCTGCTGGAGGAGCATGTCTCCAAAGAAGCAGACTACCTTGTAACAAAGTTCCAGGATGTGATGAAGGAAAAGAAGAGCATTGAACCGTACCGGTACCTGGTGGTCTCCGTGGTCAACGTCATCTGTGCCATGTGTTTCGGTAAGCGCTACAACCATGAAGACCAGGAGCTGCTCAGTATGGTGAACATGAACAATGAGTTTGGGGAAGCAGCTGCTTCTGGGAACCCAGCTGACTTTATCCCTGTCCTCCAGTACCTGCCCAGCCGCACCATGAAGGTCTTCAAGGATCTCAATCGGCGGTTCAATGCTCTTGTGCAGCAGATAGTTAAGGATCACTACATGAGCTTTGACAag AACAACATCCGAGACATTACCGACTCCCTAATTGACCACTGCCAGGATAAGGAAGTCGATGCGAATGCCAACATCCAGCCCTTGGATCAAAGGATTATCAATATTGTCCTTGATATTTTTGGAGCTG GGTTTGACACGGTGACCACCTCTCTGTCCTGGTGCCTCGTGTATCTGGTGACTTACCCAGAAGTCCAGAAGAAGATTCAGGAAGAAATAG ACCAAACTATTGGCCAGGAGAGGAAGCCCAGGCTTTCGGACCGTTCCATGTTGTACTACACCGAAGCTTTTATCATGGAGATGTTCAGGCACACCTCCTTTGTGCCTTTCACAATTCCTCACTG caCTAACAGGGACACAGCATTGAAAGGCTTCTTCATCCCTCGAGATACCTGTGTGTTTGTCAACCAATGGCAGGTCAACCACGATCC GAGGATTTGGAAGGACCCTTCTATTTTCCTCCCAGAACGGTTTCTTGCTGAGGACGGGGCTGGCATAAACCGGGTTGAGACCGAAAAGGTTCTGTTGTTTGGTTTGGGCAAGCGGAGGTGTTTGGGAGAGAATATTGGCAAAGGGGAGGTCTTCCTGTTCCTGACCACCCTGGTTCAGCAGCTGGAATTCAGTCTGTGCAGCGGAGAGACGGTGGACATGACTCCTCAGTATGGACTCACGATGAAATGCAAGATGTGTGAGCACTTCCAGGTCAAACCACGTTTCCAATCAGTGACACCTGGAGCAACCACAAGAGGACACTGA